In Ipomoea triloba cultivar NCNSP0323 chromosome 15, ASM357664v1, one genomic interval encodes:
- the LOC116006820 gene encoding zinc finger protein KNUCKLES-like: MAAEAGLDFVCKYCDKKFRNKYALGGHQNAHRFERAMDWTLKRKRRGGFMDYYPFSPFAGAGAGGYWNQAASMPLYFRPGYRIPSPEILVRPLPVEYRPPSAQVLPPAMNIDGGDTFPVGSGSTNSAVTPMFGSIAINSNPRNAPEMMEDGELDLNLKL, from the coding sequence ATGGCGGCGGAGGCGGGGCTAGATTTTGTCTGCAAATACTGCGACAAGAAGTTCAGAAATAAGTATGCTTTGGGAGGGCACCAGAACGCGCACAGGTTTGAGAGAGCTATGGATTGGACTCTTAAGAGGAAAAGACGTGGCGGTTTCATGGATTATTATCCATTTTCTCCtttcgccggcgccggcgccggcgggtACTGGAATCAGGCGGCGTCAATGCCGCTGTATTTCCGGCCTGGCTACCGAATTCCCTCGCCGGAGATTCTAGTCAGGCCACTGCCGGTGGAATATCGTCCCCCTAGTGCTCAGGTTTTGCCGCCGGCGATGAATATCGACGGCGGCGACACCTTTCCGGTGGGGAGTGGATCCACCAATTCTGCTGTTACCCCGATGTTTGGTTCCATTGCTATTAACTCCAATCCAAGGAATGCTCCAGAAATGATGGAGGATGGAGAACTGGACTTGAATCTTAAGCTATGa